The following are encoded in a window of Castanea sativa cultivar Marrone di Chiusa Pesio chromosome 9, ASM4071231v1 genomic DNA:
- the LOC142610890 gene encoding tRNA-uridine aminocarboxypropyltransferase A-like has protein sequence MTSGAETENPPIQTTAESESESEPEPPQPRRPICSKCSRPTRVCLCETLPAQPIPTKTHILIIQHPHEARHKLSTVPLLTKCLLNSTTVVTRRLRHGLSPLLDQSPPAVYLFPPTPSSPAVTLSQSQPQNDNDNDDDSVVLIVFDATWKHAREMVRASEEYLSRFASRVCLEGYDESVGGRSIYDSDSELILRKEPCGGCVSTMEAVARALRVIEPNGLCVEAQLLRVLRDMVRLQARYLTTKPIKPRPKLEKKKKKAMQIEEKREELLDFKS, from the coding sequence ATGACATCAGGCGCAGAAACAGAGAACCCACCCATTCAAACCACCGCCGAATCAGAATCAGAATCAGAACCAGAACCACCACAACCGCGGCGGCCCATCTGCTCAAAGTGCAGTAGACCCACCAGAGTCTGTCTCTGCGAAACACTCCCTGCTCAGCCCATCCCAACAAAGACCCATATACTCATCATCCAACACCCCCACGAGGCTCGCCACAAGCTCTCCACTGTACCACTCCTCACCAAATGCCTCCTCAACTCAACCACCGTCGTCACCCGCCGCCTCCGCCATGGCCTCTCTCCTCTCCTCGACCAATCCCCACCCGCCGTCTATCTCTTCCCTCCAACCCCTTCCTCACCCGCCGTCACTCTATCCCAATCCCAACCCCAAAACGACAACGACAACGACGATGACAGTGTCGTTTTGATCGTGTTCGATGCGACGTGGAAGCACGCGAGGGAGATGGTGAGGGCGAGTGAGGAGTACTTATCGAGGTTCGCGAGTAGGGTTTGTTTGGAAGGGTACGACGAGAGCGTAGGTGGTCGGAGTATTTATGATTCGGATTCGGAGCTGATTCTGAGGAAGGAGCCGTGTGGTGGGTGCGTGAGTACCATGGAGGCTGTGGCTAGGGCTCTCAGGGTTATTGAGCCTAATGGGCTCTGCGTCGAGGCCCAATTGTTGCGGGTTTTGAGGGACATGGTTAGATTGCAGGCTCGGTACTTGACGACCAAGCCCATCAAGCCTAGGCCTAAgttggaaaagaagaagaagaaggctaTGCAGattgaagagaagagagaggaactGTTGGATTTCAAGAGCTGA